From Camelus dromedarius isolate mCamDro1 chromosome 12, mCamDro1.pat, whole genome shotgun sequence, the proteins below share one genomic window:
- the LOC116155497 gene encoding basic salivary proline-rich protein 2-like, whose amino-acid sequence MTRSVGNCVHDGAGPNGKSPTPRAPPPGGGAGGGGAAAAPLRAACGPRPAWGPGAPRGHGRRGRVREGRPRGEGIPRGGGVVKEPRRPSLGQGRAQGGGRSSAPPAPAGGPLPGRPPGQCDAPSPPPPARRLCHPLRQGGVGRRGWGEELDPPPPPGETHTGPGPEWWWGIRAAGEKLWETNKPNSSSSSSSQQQQRAPPAHSPPGPGPQHLRRLSPGIPPPRPRHTRPRGSPPRGPAGPPPPPCALPPLPRAGREGLGLGKRGRGRGERRRRGRGARRGGRGPPGGVVRRPAQAPAPPPAAPGTHGPSPGATGRRRGERRGPAAALGRADYLTCRCGEFISLCLRNGVCCGPHCLGKKPGCKVSETKLE is encoded by the exons ATGACGAGAAGTGTTGGGAACTGCGTGCACGACGGGGCTGGACCAAACGGAAAGAGTCCCACTCCGCGCGCCCCTCCCCCCGGCGGGGgcgcgggcgggggaggggcggccgcGGCCCCTCTCAGAGCGGCCTGCGGGCCCCGGCCCGCGTGGGGTCCCGGGGCGCCCCGCGGCCACGGGCGGCGGGGGCGAGTGCGGGAGGGCCGGCCCCGGGGTGAGGG CATCCCgagggggggtggggtggtgaaaGAGCCCCGGCGACCATCCCTGGGCCAAGGGAGAGCTCAAGGGGGCGGACGAAGCtccgcgccccccgcccccgccggcggCCCCCTCCCCGGCCGCCCGCCGGGACAATGTGACGCCCCCTCGCCGCCACCCCCGGCGCGCCGCCTCTGTCACCCGCTCCG gcaagggggggtggggaggagggggtggggggaggaactggatcctcctcctcctccaggagagACACACACAGGCCCCGGGCCGGAGTGGTGGTGGGGAATCAGAGCAGCAGGAGAGAAACTGTGGGAGACAAACAAGCCCAactcttcatcctcctcctcctctcagcagcagcagcgagCACCACCAGCCCATTCACCACCCGGCCCCGGGCCGCAGCACCTCCGCCGCCTCAGCCCGGGGATCCCTCCGCCCAGGCCCAGACACACTCGCCCGCGCGGGAGCCCGCCGCGCGGCCCCGccggcccgccgccgccgccgtgcgCGCTCCCGCCGCTCCCGAGAGCCGGGCGAGAGGGACTGGGGCTGGGAAAGCGGGGACGAGGGCGGGGGGAGAGGAGGCGCCGGGGTAGAGGGGCACGGCGAGGTGGGAGGGGGCCGCCGGGCGGAGTTGTACGGCGGCCTGCCCAGGCTCCCGCGCCTCCGCCCGCGGCTCCCGGGACGCACGGGCCCTCCCCGGGGGCGacggggcggcggcggggggagCGGCGGGGGCCCGCGGCGGCGCTCGGGCGGGCGGACTACTTGACGTGTCGGTGCGGCgaatttatttcactttgccTAAGGAACGGGGTGTGCTGCGGCCCCCATTGCCTAGGGAAAAAACCCGGATGTAAAGTGAGTGAAACTAAACTAGAGTGA